One part of the Pseudemcibacter aquimaris genome encodes these proteins:
- the pheT gene encoding phenylalanine--tRNA ligase subunit beta yields MKFTLSWLKTYLDTDADLNTISETLTAIGLEVEEVNDPTEALKPFVIAKIEEAVQHPNADKLRVCTVNNGSETIQVVCGAHNAKTGLIGAFAPNGCTIPDSGMKLKPTNIRGVDSNGMMCSERELGLGDDHDGIIELPDDAPVGVSFAEYAKLNDPMIEIAITPNHQDALGVYGIARDLAAAGLGTLKKPDTSKVEGKFESPIKVNIESNDACPVFAGRYIRGVKNGPSPEWMQRRLISLGMKPISALVDITNFLTHDYGRPLHVFDADNIKGDLTIRLSKSGETLVALDEKEHTFDDEACIIADDNGISSIGGIMGGENSGTYDDTTNVFLECAWFDPIRTAMTGRKLNIESDARYRFERGVDPATVEDGIELATRLILDMCGGEPSEVYLAGEAPTISKTLTMRPERVAELGGVDIEKSDVISILERLDFKVEDNGATLEVTTPSWRCDIDREPDLVEEVLRIHGYDKIRVEPLPASSRDIVTGLNPMQRRIRMAKRTAAGLGLREAVTWSFIPSEHAKIFGDLASNMVLDNPVSSDLDAMRPNLLPNLITAAGRNVDRGFKNVALFEAGNQFLSDTPEGQQYVLAGIRRGENHDRHWKDAPSSVDVYDAKADAMAILKAIGVNADNAQVVAEAPDWYHPGRSGVIRLGPKNIMAYFGEIHPAVLKKLDVTGPLIGFEIMLGNIPLPRSKSGNSRGPLKSSDYQAVERDFAFVVDKDLPAEQIIKVVGSADKKLIDNINVFDVYWGKGIDDDKKSVAVNVRFQPMDRTMTDDEIESLRQKIIDLVAKKAGGTLR; encoded by the coding sequence ATGAAATTCACACTATCCTGGCTTAAAACATATCTTGATACAGATGCTGATCTGAACACAATTTCTGAAACCTTAACTGCAATTGGACTTGAGGTCGAAGAGGTCAATGACCCAACAGAAGCCCTAAAACCATTCGTAATTGCAAAAATCGAAGAAGCGGTTCAACATCCAAATGCCGATAAATTACGTGTTTGTACTGTTAATAACGGAAGCGAAACAATTCAGGTTGTTTGCGGCGCACATAACGCAAAAACCGGCTTGATCGGTGCATTTGCACCAAATGGCTGCACCATTCCGGATAGCGGAATGAAGCTGAAACCAACCAACATCCGCGGTGTTGATAGTAATGGTATGATGTGTTCCGAACGCGAACTTGGTCTTGGTGATGATCATGACGGCATTATTGAATTGCCGGATGATGCACCTGTTGGCGTGAGTTTTGCGGAATATGCCAAACTGAATGATCCAATGATTGAAATTGCCATCACGCCAAACCATCAGGATGCCCTTGGTGTTTATGGTATCGCACGCGATCTCGCGGCGGCTGGTCTTGGCACCCTAAAAAAACCAGACACATCAAAGGTTGAAGGCAAATTTGAAAGCCCGATTAAAGTGAACATCGAAAGCAATGATGCTTGTCCTGTTTTCGCTGGTCGTTATATCCGCGGCGTTAAAAATGGCCCTTCCCCTGAATGGATGCAACGTCGTCTAATATCACTGGGAATGAAGCCGATTTCAGCGCTCGTAGATATTACAAACTTCCTGACCCACGATTATGGACGCCCGCTTCATGTATTTGATGCCGATAACATCAAAGGCGACCTAACCATCCGTCTATCCAAATCTGGTGAAACGCTCGTGGCACTTGATGAAAAAGAACATACCTTTGACGATGAAGCCTGCATTATCGCTGATGATAACGGCATCAGTTCCATCGGTGGCATCATGGGCGGCGAAAACAGCGGCACTTATGATGATACAACCAATGTATTTCTTGAATGCGCGTGGTTTGATCCAATCCGCACGGCGATGACGGGTCGTAAACTGAATATCGAAAGTGATGCCCGTTACCGTTTTGAACGCGGTGTTGATCCGGCTACTGTTGAAGATGGTATTGAACTTGCAACACGCCTTATTCTTGATATGTGTGGTGGTGAGCCAAGCGAAGTGTACCTCGCAGGTGAAGCCCCAACCATTAGCAAAACTTTGACGATGCGTCCGGAACGTGTCGCTGAACTTGGTGGTGTTGACATTGAAAAATCGGACGTTATTTCAATTCTAGAACGCCTTGATTTCAAAGTTGAAGATAACGGTGCAACACTTGAGGTCACAACACCATCATGGCGCTGTGATATCGACCGCGAACCTGACCTGGTTGAAGAAGTATTACGTATCCACGGTTATGATAAAATCCGTGTTGAGCCATTACCGGCTTCATCACGTGATATTGTCACTGGCCTTAACCCGATGCAACGCCGCATTCGTATGGCGAAACGCACAGCGGCTGGCCTTGGTTTACGTGAAGCTGTGACATGGTCATTTATCCCGAGTGAGCATGCAAAAATTTTCGGCGATCTCGCATCAAATATGGTTCTGGATAATCCGGTTAGTTCTGATTTGGATGCCATGCGCCCTAACCTGCTTCCGAACCTGATTACGGCGGCTGGGCGTAATGTGGACCGTGGTTTTAAAAATGTTGCGCTTTTTGAAGCTGGCAATCAATTCCTGTCCGATACACCAGAAGGACAACAATATGTGCTTGCTGGTATTCGTCGCGGTGAAAATCATGACCGTCACTGGAAAGATGCACCGTCATCTGTTGACGTATATGATGCTAAGGCAGACGCAATGGCAATCCTTAAGGCTATCGGCGTAAATGCCGATAATGCACAGGTCGTTGCGGAAGCACCAGATTGGTATCACCCGGGCAGAAGCGGTGTTATTCGTCTTGGCCCTAAAAATATTATGGCGTATTTCGGTGAAATTCACCCGGCCGTTCTTAAAAAGCTTGATGTGACCGGTCCACTGATTGGTTTTGAAATTATGCTTGGCAACATTCCATTACCAAGGTCAAAATCTGGCAACAGCCGTGGGCCGCTTAAATCATCTGATTATCAAGCGGTTGAACGTGATTTCGCATTTGTTGTTGATAAAGATCTGCCTGCTGAACAGATTATAAAAGTAGTAGGCAGTGCTGATAAAAAGCTTATCGATAACATTAATGTCTTTGATGTTTATTGGGGTAAAGGCATCGATGATGATAAGAAATCTGTTGCTGTTAATGTGCGTTTCCAACCAATGGACCGCACCATGACAGATGATGAAATCGAATCACTAAGACAGAAAATTATCGATCTTGTCGCGAAAAAAGCAGGCGGAACACTAAGGTAG
- a CDS encoding methyltransferase domain-containing protein, which yields MAGQEEQKVPMKWRMKAWWEGYDLDDVRAALASGNDVEEELQKQAEPEPKLETETRELEGRTPDALVWDNQRLETAQLIWGEGYCGPGGSEYVTSMSKLLGMTPKMSVAVIGAGLGGPSRVLAEEFGAWITGFEESEQLAERGMELSTKAGLESKAPIQHYDPNGKNPFERTFDRAYSKEALYTVDDKPRLLKSVFENLKDSGLFLINDYTLASMDSLGNKDVQKWLRQEPTQPFPIPNEIMEQLLTDCGYVLRVNEDITDQYIDMIARSWAGVSDVIESLHNHPEDKSETIQRLVKEAEFWMLRSKIMKEGHVRAWRFLAYKPSEIK from the coding sequence ATGGCCGGACAAGAAGAACAAAAAGTTCCAATGAAATGGCGCATGAAAGCCTGGTGGGAGGGCTATGACCTTGATGATGTCAGGGCAGCGTTAGCCAGTGGCAACGACGTTGAAGAAGAACTTCAGAAACAGGCTGAGCCAGAACCAAAGTTGGAAACGGAAACGCGGGAATTAGAAGGCCGCACTCCGGACGCTCTTGTTTGGGATAATCAGCGACTTGAAACCGCACAACTTATATGGGGTGAGGGTTATTGTGGTCCTGGTGGTTCCGAATATGTGACCAGTATGTCAAAACTTCTTGGTATGACCCCTAAAATGAGTGTCGCCGTTATTGGCGCTGGTCTTGGTGGACCCTCACGAGTTCTCGCCGAAGAGTTTGGTGCATGGATCACTGGTTTCGAAGAATCTGAACAACTCGCCGAAAGAGGTATGGAACTTTCCACCAAAGCGGGCCTTGAAAGCAAAGCCCCTATTCAGCATTACGATCCAAACGGTAAAAACCCCTTTGAAAGAACGTTTGACCGCGCCTATTCCAAAGAGGCCTTATACACGGTTGATGATAAACCAAGACTATTAAAAAGTGTTTTTGAAAACTTAAAAGACAGCGGTCTTTTCCTGATTAACGATTATACGCTCGCAAGTATGGATTCTCTTGGTAATAAAGACGTTCAGAAATGGTTACGTCAGGAACCGACACAACCATTCCCAATTCCTAATGAAATCATGGAACAACTGCTGACTGATTGTGGTTATGTGCTGCGCGTAAACGAAGACATCACAGATCAATATATCGATATGATTGCTCGCAGCTGGGCTGGTGTCAGTGACGTGATTGAAAGCCTTCATAATCATCCTGAAGATAAATCTGAAACCATTCAAAGATTGGTAAAAGAGGCAGAATTCTGGATGCTCAGATCAAAGATTATGAAAGAAGGACACGTCAGAGCATGGCGTTTTCTGGCGTATAAGCCCTCTGAGATTAAATAA
- the lepA gene encoding translation elongation factor 4, which produces MTDLSHIRNFSIVAHIDHGKSTLADRMIQFCGGLSDREMKEQVLDNMDIERERGITIKAQTVRLEYTAKNGETYVLNLMDTPGHVDFSYEVSRCLYACEGSILVVDASQGVEAQTLANVYQAIDNDHELVPVLNKIDLPAAEPEQVRAQIEDVIGIDASGAISVSAKTGVGIEEMMESIVEILPPPEGDDTAPLKALLVDSWYDTYLGVMVLVRIIDGKLKKGMRVKMMNADSDHLIDRVGVFKPKDTLVDELGPGEVGFFTASIKEVSQTHVGDTVTEFKNETPEALPGFKPVQSVVFCGLFPADAADFEALRESMHKLRLNDASFEFETETSAALGYGFRCGFLGMLHLEIIQERLMREFDLDIITTSPSVIYKLHMNKGEVTELHNPADMPDVTLISHMEEPWIKATILVPDEYLGAVLTLCQEKRGEQIELTYAGTRAMVVYSLPLNEVVYDFYDKLKSITRGYASFDYQMDEYREGDLVKLSILVNAEPVDALSMMVHRSQAEYRGRALCERLKDLIPRQLFKIPIQAAIGGKIIARETISAMRKDVTAKCYGGDISRKRKLLEKQKKGKKKMRQYGKVDIPHEAFIAALKMGDDK; this is translated from the coding sequence ATGACAGATTTATCGCACATAAGAAATTTTTCCATCGTTGCCCATATTGACCATGGGAAATCGACCCTTGCTGACCGTATGATTCAATTCTGCGGCGGATTATCCGACCGTGAAATGAAGGAACAGGTCCTTGATAACATGGATATCGAGCGCGAACGCGGCATTACTATTAAAGCACAAACGGTGCGTTTGGAATATACCGCGAAGAACGGCGAAACTTATGTGCTAAACTTAATGGATACACCGGGCCATGTTGACTTCTCTTACGAAGTAAGTCGCTGTCTTTACGCCTGCGAAGGATCAATCCTTGTTGTTGATGCCAGTCAGGGCGTAGAAGCACAAACCCTTGCCAATGTATATCAGGCAATCGACAATGATCACGAACTGGTTCCAGTGTTAAATAAAATCGATCTGCCCGCCGCAGAGCCAGAACAGGTTCGTGCCCAGATCGAAGATGTGATCGGTATTGATGCATCCGGCGCCATCAGCGTTTCTGCGAAAACCGGTGTCGGCATCGAAGAAATGATGGAAAGCATTGTTGAAATTCTACCTCCACCTGAAGGGGATGATACGGCACCGTTAAAAGCACTGCTTGTGGATAGTTGGTATGACACATACCTTGGGGTGATGGTTCTTGTGCGCATCATTGATGGCAAGCTTAAAAAAGGCATGCGTGTGAAAATGATGAATGCGGATTCGGATCATCTTATTGACCGTGTCGGCGTCTTTAAACCAAAAGATACTCTTGTTGATGAACTTGGCCCGGGCGAAGTTGGTTTCTTCACTGCCTCCATTAAAGAAGTATCACAAACACACGTTGGTGATACGGTTACCGAATTTAAAAATGAAACCCCCGAAGCCCTTCCCGGCTTTAAACCAGTTCAAAGTGTGGTTTTCTGTGGATTATTCCCTGCGGATGCTGCGGACTTCGAAGCCCTTCGCGAAAGCATGCATAAATTGCGCCTTAATGATGCCAGTTTCGAATTTGAAACCGAAACATCAGCGGCCCTTGGATACGGTTTCCGTTGTGGTTTCCTCGGTATGCTTCATCTGGAGATCATCCAGGAACGCCTGATGCGTGAATTTGATCTTGATATCATCACTACATCACCAAGCGTTATTTATAAACTTCACATGAATAAAGGCGAAGTCACTGAACTGCATAATCCGGCCGATATGCCGGATGTGACCCTAATCAGCCATATGGAAGAACCATGGATCAAGGCAACAATACTTGTGCCCGATGAATATTTGGGTGCGGTTCTTACTCTTTGTCAGGAAAAACGTGGCGAACAAATCGAGCTCACATATGCCGGCACCCGCGCCATGGTTGTTTATAGCTTGCCTCTAAACGAAGTTGTTTATGATTTCTATGACAAGCTCAAATCAATCACACGTGGATATGCCAGTTTCGATTATCAAATGGATGAATATCGCGAAGGCGACCTTGTAAAACTTTCCATTCTCGTAAATGCAGAACCTGTTGATGCGCTTAGTATGATGGTGCACCGTAGTCAGGCCGAATATCGCGGTAGAGCGCTTTGTGAACGCTTAAAAGACCTAATCCCACGCCAACTGTTTAAAATTCCAATTCAGGCAGCCATTGGCGGAAAAATCATCGCCCGTGAAACCATCAGCGCCATGCGTAAAGACGTAACCGCCAAATGTTATGGCGGTGACATCAGTCGTAAACGCAAGCTGCTTGAAAAACAGAAAAAAGGTAAGAAGAAAATGCGCCAATACGGGAAAGTGGATATCCCGCATGAGGCCTTCATCGCCGCTCTTAAAATGGGCGACGATAAGTAG
- a CDS encoding YgaP family membrane protein: MKANVGSIDRLARIILGALLMYLAYSGTVGPWGWLGAIFLLTGILSSCPIYTALGIRTCKSEEKSE; this comes from the coding sequence ATGAAAGCAAATGTCGGATCGATTGATCGTTTAGCCAGAATTATCCTTGGGGCACTCTTAATGTATCTTGCCTATTCAGGAACGGTCGGCCCATGGGGATGGCTTGGTGCTATATTCCTGTTAACAGGGATTTTAAGTTCCTGTCCGATCTATACGGCGCTTGGGATCAGAACATGCAAAAGTGAAGAAAAAAGCGAATAG
- the rpmF gene encoding 50S ribosomal protein L32, whose translation MAVPKRKVSPHRRGNRRSHDSLSVDTYVEDQESGELRRRHHIDLSTGKYRGRQILEPNDDY comes from the coding sequence ATGGCAGTTCCAAAGAGAAAAGTATCACCACACCGTCGTGGTAACCGTCGTTCACACGACAGTTTAAGCGTTGACACATATGTGGAAGACCAGGAAAGCGGTGAGCTTCGCCGTCGTCACCACATTGACCTAAGCACAGGTAAATATCGTGGCCGTCAAATCCTGGAGCCAAATGACGATTATTAA
- a CDS encoding DUF6538 domain-containing protein, translating to MRQNRHPHLYNRNGQYYFRYRFNKEASTALFRQEIWKSLNTSDIDKAAEKCLRLSRNAKSLEQMVGAMDHNKELSKEIVDDLIQVYFQEEYEQREVLLGLDMSVPNFDIDHELSDEQKIKMSMPKK from the coding sequence ATGAGACAGAATAGACACCCGCACTTATACAACCGAAACGGTCAATATTATTTCAGATACCGTTTCAATAAAGAAGCCTCCACCGCCCTCTTCCGACAAGAAATCTGGAAATCCCTCAACACCAGCGATATAGACAAAGCCGCAGAAAAATGTCTAAGATTAAGCAGGAACGCAAAATCACTCGAACAAATGGTGGGGGCAATGGATCACAACAAAGAGCTATCCAAAGAAATAGTAGATGATTTAATTCAAGTTTACTTCCAAGAGGAATACGAGCAACGAGAAGTCTTGCTTGGCCTAGATATGTCAGTACCAAATTTCGACATTGATCATGAATTGTCCGATGAACAAAAAATCAAAATGAGTATGCCAAAGAAATAA
- a CDS encoding site-specific integrase translates to MEEHEYNYPKPSALKRQLLMGIARANAEIYRIYIETLKGNIAERKIKDDLFKTQHGEIDGVISLSFSRDPKELLLSTKITEFIAEKRSTWKGKTAYEMEKNLQVMVDILGDRLITRLTRPVMKEVWSTIPWIPVSMNNYDKFDGLTIQEAIELDEGETAPAPATAKKKWGFIKTFVTWLIDEEGLRPNLVSGLHIKDKTIKKDKREVFTTAELKAWFNCPYYTGIKSPGKVNSPGKNIYRDVYFWAPVITIYSGMRPAELFQMEICDVKQESGIWYFDVNDTSNNDIVKSLKSKAAARRIPIHKELIRLGYLDFLNSRKEDGNVRIFDEIKRSKKGKMETGTYSDLYGRKFTEDLKRLNLKRKGLVNYSLRHNFINALHKGGGNSEDRKFLSGHAQADQDDTYLKDDLKLLKKCIDLAEYDLNLDHLIEK, encoded by the coding sequence TTGGAAGAACATGAATATAATTATCCAAAACCTAGTGCATTAAAACGACAGTTGTTAATGGGAATAGCGCGTGCTAACGCTGAAATATATCGCATTTACATTGAAACTTTAAAAGGCAACATCGCCGAAAGAAAGATCAAAGACGACCTGTTTAAAACTCAACACGGTGAAATAGATGGAGTGATTTCGCTTTCATTTAGCCGTGATCCCAAAGAACTTTTACTTTCTACTAAGATCACAGAATTTATTGCTGAAAAACGATCTACTTGGAAAGGGAAGACAGCATATGAAATGGAGAAGAACCTCCAAGTTATGGTCGATATTCTAGGTGATAGACTTATAACCAGACTAACGCGTCCAGTTATGAAAGAAGTATGGAGTACAATTCCGTGGATACCAGTCAGCATGAATAACTATGACAAGTTCGATGGTCTAACTATTCAAGAAGCCATAGAATTAGATGAAGGCGAAACGGCACCTGCACCTGCCACCGCAAAGAAGAAATGGGGTTTTATAAAAACGTTCGTTACATGGCTGATAGATGAAGAAGGCTTGCGCCCAAACTTGGTTTCTGGTCTACACATTAAAGACAAAACCATAAAAAAAGACAAACGAGAGGTGTTTACTACTGCCGAGTTGAAGGCGTGGTTTAACTGCCCTTATTATACTGGCATCAAATCACCAGGAAAAGTAAACTCCCCCGGCAAGAATATCTATCGGGACGTTTATTTCTGGGCACCAGTTATTACAATATATTCAGGCATGAGACCTGCCGAACTCTTTCAAATGGAAATTTGTGACGTGAAACAAGAGAGTGGTATTTGGTATTTTGATGTTAATGATACCTCTAACAATGACATTGTGAAATCATTAAAATCCAAAGCAGCCGCGAGAAGAATACCAATCCACAAAGAGCTAATTAGATTGGGCTATCTTGATTTCCTAAACTCCCGCAAGGAAGATGGTAATGTCAGAATATTTGATGAAATCAAACGTAGCAAAAAAGGGAAAATGGAAACGGGGACTTATTCAGATTTGTATGGCCGTAAATTTACTGAGGATTTGAAGCGGTTAAATTTAAAACGAAAGGGTCTTGTTAACTATTCCTTACGGCATAATTTTATTAATGCGTTACACAAGGGGGGAGGCAATAGTGAGGACAGAAAGTTTCTTTCTGGCCACGCACAAGCTGACCAAGATGATACCTACCTTAAAGACGACCTTAAGCTTTTAAAGAAATGCATTGACCTAGCGGAATATGACTTAAATCTTGACCATTTAATTGAGAAGTAG
- a CDS encoding ankyrin repeat domain-containing protein, with protein sequence MRNIQKIVMCLLAFVFLFPVAHARKFDATLSYIMVEQSKRDEEHFIKELSKNFTAVQPFDISRNTNFYLYFFATDENYIQFDVDARNLEELVGEDAASKRAAGDLGSRRERVTDTARGMRSQYSSGARTSEVKIVAKPFKGTMVLYNSYGTELFRVESQDHYKTESAAFKNTIKQIRRQIDRQDDKMAIRQKYRCLFCDYNDLKERQKNNVDHIAYIAHQDVLNQLYGNVVENELPTGLVPYANIYQSLNEYDTLEDLLDTDAVIFDNQQETRRLPGHLINEILKSDASDELIQKIATAYKKTNFQELDRNNLTPLWSAITQNDLELMSKLISLGANVNQSTNVDGNHLTPLMLSAQYGTAETTKLLLEKGARAEQMTPNGFTAWSSAMWLAKYEQADLLWPEFLLDTSSIEAQNLLIQAAYYGRVEKVISLMVFKPSL encoded by the coding sequence ATGCGAAATATTCAAAAAATTGTGATGTGTCTTTTGGCATTTGTATTCCTTTTTCCGGTGGCGCATGCGCGGAAATTTGATGCGACGCTCTCATATATTATGGTAGAGCAAAGCAAAAGAGATGAAGAACATTTCATAAAAGAGTTAAGCAAGAATTTTACGGCCGTTCAGCCATTTGATATTTCGCGCAATACAAATTTCTATCTATATTTTTTTGCAACGGACGAAAATTATATTCAATTTGACGTTGATGCTAGAAATTTGGAAGAACTGGTTGGTGAGGATGCGGCATCAAAGCGTGCAGCAGGTGATTTGGGTTCCAGACGTGAACGGGTCACCGATACAGCGAGGGGCATGCGATCCCAATATTCATCGGGTGCCAGAACATCCGAAGTTAAGATTGTTGCAAAACCTTTTAAAGGTACAATGGTGCTATATAATTCATATGGTACTGAATTATTCCGCGTGGAAAGTCAGGATCATTATAAAACCGAAAGTGCCGCCTTTAAAAATACAATTAAACAAATACGACGCCAAATTGACCGCCAAGATGACAAAATGGCGATCCGGCAAAAATACAGATGCTTATTTTGTGACTATAACGATTTAAAGGAACGCCAGAAAAATAATGTGGATCATATAGCCTACATTGCGCATCAAGATGTGTTGAACCAACTTTATGGTAATGTCGTTGAAAATGAACTTCCGACTGGTTTGGTGCCTTATGCGAATATATATCAGTCTTTAAATGAATATGACACACTAGAAGATTTATTGGATACGGATGCGGTTATATTTGATAACCAGCAAGAAACTCGCAGGTTACCCGGCCACCTGATAAATGAAATTCTTAAAAGCGATGCTTCAGATGAACTTATTCAAAAGATAGCAACCGCATACAAAAAAACGAATTTTCAGGAATTAGACCGAAATAATCTGACACCGCTTTGGTCCGCAATAACCCAGAATGATCTTGAATTGATGTCAAAGTTAATTTCGCTTGGGGCTAATGTTAATCAGTCAACCAATGTTGATGGTAATCATTTAACGCCGCTTATGTTATCGGCACAATATGGTACTGCTGAAACCACAAAATTATTGTTGGAAAAGGGCGCCAGAGCTGAACAAATGACACCAAATGGATTTACGGCATGGTCTAGCGCTATGTGGCTTGCAAAATACGAACAGGCGGATTTGCTCTGGCCAGAGTTTTTGTTGGATACTTCATCCATAGAAGCACAAAACTTGTTAATTCAGGCGGCATATTATGGCCGCGTTGAAAAGGTTATCTCTCTAATGGTTTTTAAGCCTTCTCTTTGA
- a CDS encoding DUF3450 family protein, whose translation MTLVKYVSKWFGPAMIMILSLGGNVVMADPLSDTRNILKEWVETEKAISQEQSSWAEEEQLLNDVLSSLGQEERILRETIDNAKQDTSRVDQERLELIAKREEYQGNSAIIQERLSLFERQAIQLVNRLPTILRDEMGPLINRLNLINSGQYSLSERAQNLINILSTIQDFDNSITVTREVREIPSGERIEVKLLFIGLSNAYYADEAGRTAGVGSPSNNADGTGWVWQEQAGLSGDILNAIDIYENRESPALVQLPLTLDQE comes from the coding sequence ATGACATTAGTAAAATACGTATCAAAATGGTTTGGGCCGGCCATGATCATGATATTATCCTTGGGGGGTAACGTGGTCATGGCCGATCCATTATCTGACACACGTAATATCCTTAAAGAATGGGTTGAAACCGAAAAAGCAATCTCGCAAGAACAATCATCATGGGCTGAAGAAGAACAATTGCTGAATGATGTCCTTTCTTCACTTGGGCAAGAAGAACGTATCTTACGTGAAACCATTGATAACGCGAAACAGGATACATCACGTGTTGACCAGGAACGTTTGGAACTCATTGCCAAACGCGAAGAGTATCAGGGTAATTCCGCCATCATTCAGGAAAGACTTTCCTTATTCGAACGACAGGCAATCCAGCTTGTTAACAGACTACCGACTATTTTGCGTGATGAAATGGGTCCACTTATCAATAGATTAAACCTGATCAATTCCGGCCAATATTCACTTAGTGAACGTGCACAAAACCTCATAAATATTTTAAGCACAATACAAGATTTTGATAATTCCATTACTGTCACACGAGAGGTAAGAGAAATTCCATCAGGTGAACGGATCGAGGTAAAATTATTATTTATCGGGCTTTCCAATGCTTACTATGCCGATGAAGCAGGAAGAACAGCAGGTGTCGGCTCGCCATCCAATAATGCCGATGGCACCGGTTGGGTTTGGCAAGAACAAGCAGGTCTATCTGGTGACATATTGAATGCCATTGATATTTATGAAAACCGCGAAAGCCCTGCATTGGTTCAATTACCACTTACTCTGGATCAGGAGTAA
- a CDS encoding MotA/TolQ/ExbB proton channel family protein: MNKIKILAILILSFLAFFQSNVIAQELTEVQTSAQRDLLAAIDRLNQLRDQIAEERIPLSRRISSRENSILSLRSEAAKIQAANDANTLALEDIRNDLQEWEEENNFLTSLLDEYARRFEGSLNVTERENYKNDLAAFNALDPNQTGENRISVQLELIDKGFARMRRALGGDQYQSEVITEDGILSPGQVTRFGPLAYYQNTSSDISGMVISGEGEIPHLFTDTSGLGEISNINSEGQTILPIDVTNGKAISIEDSDDSLFEHIGKGGIWIIPILLFAGLSTIASIIKLKQIYRIKMPERGSLHDVLSSLVNGDKNAAATAADQIPYPIGDMIKQGVNHADENKELVEEIMYESMLDTQPRLEKYLSLIAISAATAPLLGLLGTVTGMINTFELITLFGTGDAQSLSSGISEALITTEFGLIVAIPALIMHAMLSRKVQAIMTDMEKFAVIFVNGLPNKRR, encoded by the coding sequence ATGAATAAAATCAAAATACTCGCTATACTCATTCTTTCTTTTCTCGCCTTTTTTCAAAGCAATGTCATCGCGCAAGAACTTACCGAGGTCCAGACATCAGCACAGCGTGATCTGCTTGCCGCAATTGACAGGCTAAATCAATTAAGAGATCAAATCGCAGAAGAACGTATTCCGCTATCAAGGCGCATATCATCACGTGAAAACAGCATTCTTTCCCTAAGAAGTGAAGCCGCAAAAATCCAAGCGGCCAATGACGCAAATACGCTCGCGCTTGAGGATATCCGAAACGACTTACAAGAATGGGAAGAAGAAAACAATTTCCTGACCAGCTTGCTTGATGAATATGCAAGACGTTTTGAAGGAAGCCTTAATGTAACAGAACGTGAAAACTATAAAAATGATCTTGCGGCTTTTAATGCACTAGACCCCAATCAAACCGGTGAAAATAGAATATCTGTCCAACTGGAATTAATCGATAAGGGATTTGCAAGAATGCGCCGCGCATTAGGCGGTGACCAATATCAAAGTGAAGTGATTACAGAAGACGGCATTTTAAGCCCGGGGCAAGTAACAAGATTTGGTCCCCTTGCTTATTACCAAAACACATCATCAGATATAAGCGGAATGGTCATTTCTGGTGAAGGAGAAATCCCGCATCTTTTTACCGATACATCGGGTTTAGGAGAAATTAGCAACATCAATTCTGAAGGTCAGACGATTTTACCAATAGATGTCACAAACGGTAAAGCCATCAGCATAGAAGATAGTGATGACAGCCTGTTCGAACATATTGGTAAAGGTGGCATCTGGATCATTCCGATTTTATTATTTGCCGGCCTTTCAACAATTGCATCAATCATAAAATTAAAACAGATTTATCGAATTAAAATGCCTGAACGCGGCAGCTTACATGATGTTCTTTCATCACTTGTAAATGGTGATAAAAACGCAGCCGCAACCGCAGCAGATCAGATCCCTTACCCCATCGGTGATATGATCAAACAAGGCGTCAATCATGCTGACGAAAATAAAGAACTGGTTGAAGAGATCATGTATGAAAGCATGCTTGATACCCAACCAAGGCTTGAAAAATATCTTTCGCTTATTGCCATTAGCGCCGCAACAGCACCATTACTGGGGTTGCTCGGCACAGTAACCGGAATGATCAATACATTTGAATTAATCACATTATTCGGTACGGGCGATGCGCAATCATTATCATCCGGTATATCGGAAGCCCTTATCACCACAGAATTTGGGTTGATCGTGGCGATCCCTGCATTGATCATGCACGCGATGTTAAGCCGGAAAGTACAAGCCATTATGACCGATATGGAAAAATTTGCGGTTATATTTGTGAACGGCTTACCGAACAAGAGACGTTAA